A region from the Acinonyx jubatus isolate Ajub_Pintada_27869175 chromosome C2, VMU_Ajub_asm_v1.0, whole genome shotgun sequence genome encodes:
- the LOC113594431 gene encoding keratin-associated protein 21-1-like → MCGSYYGNYYGGCGYGGCGYGGCGYGGCGYGGCGYGGCGYGGCGYGGCGYGGCGCGGCGYGSSGYKGCGYRGCGYGGFGYRGLGCGYGSCYGCGSGCGY, encoded by the coding sequence ATGTGTGGAAGCTACTACGGAAACTATTATGGAGGCTGCGGCTACGGGGGCTGTGGCTATGGAGGCTGTGGCTATGGAGGCTGCGGCTATGGAGGCTGCGGCTATGGAGGCTGCGGTTATGGAGGCTGTGGCTACGGAGGCTGTGGCTATGGAGGCTGTGGCTGTGGAGGCTGCGGCTATGGAAGCTCTGGCTACAAAGGCTGTGGCTACAGAGGCTGTGGCTATGGAGGCTTTGGCTACAGAGGCCTGGGCTGCGGCTATGGCTCCTGCTATGGCTGTGGCTCTGGCTGTGGCTACTAG